Proteins from a single region of Halorubrum sp. 2020YC2:
- a CDS encoding PHP domain-containing protein: MYDYHAHTNYSDGAFLRWMVDAAADAGLDGVGFADHCNVSPESNARRRKRAFGFNLDLTHERRREAIEAVREDAAVDVFDAVEMDYDPAHEDAIAAFLDEAGFDYAVGSVHELDGANVHTRPHFADKPESERRALVDRYFEKLVALVESELFAIAAHPDLIERNPHLRGFATEDHYAAVADALRDSRTVPGINAGRLLDDYGEFHPAPAFLDRLVDAGVDVTVGTDSHEPDAIAPRVREIEAELDRRGLEAVRIDRVAKNA, translated from the coding sequence GTGTACGACTACCACGCCCACACGAACTACTCGGACGGGGCGTTCCTGCGCTGGATGGTCGACGCGGCGGCCGACGCCGGACTCGACGGGGTCGGGTTCGCGGACCACTGTAACGTCTCGCCGGAGTCGAACGCGCGGCGCCGCAAGCGCGCGTTCGGATTCAATCTGGACCTGACCCACGAGCGGCGTCGCGAGGCGATCGAGGCGGTCCGCGAGGACGCCGCCGTCGACGTGTTCGACGCCGTCGAGATGGACTACGACCCCGCTCACGAGGACGCGATCGCGGCGTTCCTCGACGAGGCGGGCTTCGACTACGCCGTCGGGAGCGTCCACGAACTCGACGGGGCGAACGTCCACACGCGCCCCCATTTCGCCGACAAGCCGGAGTCCGAGCGCCGAGCGCTTGTCGACCGGTACTTCGAGAAGCTGGTCGCCCTCGTTGAGTCGGAGCTGTTCGCGATCGCCGCGCATCCCGACCTGATCGAGCGCAACCCGCACCTCCGCGGGTTCGCGACCGAGGACCACTACGCCGCGGTCGCCGACGCCCTCCGCGACTCGCGGACCGTCCCGGGGATCAACGCCGGACGCCTGCTCGACGACTACGGGGAGTTCCACCCGGCGCCCGCGTTCCTCGACCGCCTCGTCGACGCCGGCGTCGATGTGACCGTCGGGACCGACAGCCACGAGCCGGACGCGATCGCGCCCCGGGTGCGAGAGATCGAGGCCGAACTCGACCGGCGGGGGCTGGAGGCGGTCCGGATCGACCGAGTGGCGAAGAACGCCTGA